In one window of Zhongshania aliphaticivorans DNA:
- a CDS encoding sodium-dependent transporter, which yields MALKKRKIQGIWASRWTFLAAATGLVVSLGNFWRTPQELGENGGGAYLIVYIACLFFVMLPIAVAEVRIAVRARGNPVHAMDQVAHYAKASKHWSLVAQLACIGALLLAVNYSMVSGWLLAYVVKMASGLMDAASLDLVAAEFQALLASPEEMRFWQQVFLLMAIVLSALNVVRGMAAVLRVILPILLLVLLGLLYYGYALGDFQSALHWMFDLRVEDLTLRSVFSALQHAFYTLCIGTAALMAYGAYFPSGRSVARQLIALAVFDVVVLVVAGVAILALVFDQHIVPGSGPALLFISLPFSFGNLVFGDIAGTAFYLLLFILSLTTVVALMEPVVAYLVERWGVFRWLAAILVGSLVFIVSDLAMLSMSAESEMRWLSRSLMEWLDIAAANIILPLCTWCFVLFAGWRVPRLVYGVRDGWLERVFFWLWQALLRYIAPPAVLAVLVIGLYLRLTE from the coding sequence ATGGCTTTAAAAAAACGAAAAATACAAGGTATCTGGGCCAGTCGGTGGACGTTTCTGGCGGCGGCTACTGGCTTGGTGGTCAGTTTAGGCAATTTCTGGAGGACACCACAGGAGCTTGGCGAGAATGGTGGGGGTGCATACCTTATTGTGTACATCGCCTGCTTATTCTTTGTGATGTTGCCAATTGCGGTGGCTGAGGTGCGTATTGCTGTGCGCGCTCGCGGGAACCCAGTTCATGCCATGGATCAGGTCGCACACTACGCAAAGGCAAGTAAACATTGGTCGCTGGTCGCTCAGCTGGCTTGTATAGGTGCCTTGTTATTAGCGGTCAATTATTCAATGGTTTCCGGCTGGTTACTGGCTTATGTGGTCAAAATGGCTTCTGGGCTGATGGATGCCGCTAGTTTGGATTTGGTTGCGGCAGAGTTTCAGGCTCTTTTGGCCTCGCCTGAAGAGATGCGATTTTGGCAGCAAGTATTTTTGTTGATGGCGATTGTTTTATCCGCTTTAAATGTGGTGCGTGGCATGGCGGCTGTGCTCAGGGTGATATTGCCGATATTGCTGTTGGTGTTACTGGGCTTGCTTTATTACGGTTATGCTTTGGGTGATTTTCAATCTGCGCTGCACTGGATGTTTGATTTGCGTGTTGAAGATTTAACCTTGCGAAGTGTGTTTTCTGCATTGCAGCATGCTTTTTATACCTTGTGTATAGGTACTGCTGCATTGATGGCTTACGGTGCTTACTTTCCCTCAGGTCGCTCGGTGGCGCGTCAGTTAATCGCATTGGCGGTGTTTGATGTGGTGGTGCTGGTTGTGGCGGGCGTGGCTATTTTGGCGCTTGTGTTTGATCAGCATATTGTGCCGGGGTCTGGTCCTGCCTTGTTGTTTATTAGCCTACCATTTTCTTTTGGGAATTTGGTGTTTGGTGATATTGCCGGTACTGCTTTTTATTTGCTGCTGTTTATCTTGTCGCTGACCACGGTGGTTGCGCTGATGGAACCCGTGGTTGCGTATTTGGTTGAGCGCTGGGGAGTGTTTCGTTGGTTGGCGGCGATATTGGTCGGCAGCTTGGTGTTTATAGTAAGCGATCTAGCGATGCTATCAATGTCGGCAGAGTCGGAAATGCGATGGTTATCGCGAAGCTTAATGGAGTGGCTAGATATTGCAGCGGCAAATATTATTTTGCCGCTTTGTACGTGGTGTTTTGTTTTGTTTGCCGGCTGGCGGGTGCCAAGGCTGGTGTACGGTGTGCGCGATGGCTGGTTGGAGAGGGTGTTTTTTTGGCTTTGGCAGGCCTTGTTGCGGTATATTGCGCCGCCTGCTGTGTTAGCAGTGTTGGTTATTGGTTTATATTTGCGGCTCACTGAGTAA
- the dnaK gene encoding molecular chaperone DnaK, with amino-acid sequence MGKIIGIDLGTTNSCVAVMDGDKVKVIENSEGARTTPSIVAYTEDKEILVGQSAKRQAVTNPHNTLYAVKRLIGRRFEDDVVQKDINMVPYGICKADNGDAWVEVKGEKLAPPQISAEVLKKMKKTAEDYLGEKITEAVITVPAYFNDSQRQATKDAGRIAGLDVKRIINEPTAAALAYGMDKAKGDRTVAVYDLGGGTFDISIIEIAEVDGEHQFEVLSTNGDTFLGGEDFDMRLIDYLAEEFKKENSIDLKGDSLAVQRLKEAAEKAKIELSSSQQTEINLPYITADATGPKHLVVKLSRAKLESLVGDLVARSLEPMKVALKDAGLSASEVDEVILVGGQTRMPLVQTKVTEFFGKEARRDVNPDEAVAMGAALQGAVLSGEVKDVLLLDVTPLSLGIETMGGVATPLIEKNTTIPTKKSQVFSTADDNQTAVTIHVVQGERKQAAANKSLGRFDLADIPPAPRGLPQIEVTFDIDANGILHVSAKDKATGKEQSIRITASSGLNDDEIEQMVRDAEANAEADKKFEALVTARNTAEGLANATRKTVEEAGDKATEEEKAAIEAALTEVDEAVKGDDVEKIEEATKKLTEASGGLAQKMYAEQAAQAEAEGGAEQPQSGADDVVDAEFEEVKDDDKK; translated from the coding sequence ATGGGTAAAATTATTGGTATAGACTTGGGTACCACTAACTCTTGTGTTGCTGTAATGGACGGCGACAAGGTTAAGGTAATCGAGAATTCAGAAGGTGCGCGTACAACACCTTCTATTGTCGCTTATACAGAAGACAAAGAAATTTTAGTTGGCCAAAGTGCTAAGCGCCAAGCGGTTACTAATCCGCATAACACGCTTTATGCAGTGAAGCGTTTAATCGGTCGCCGCTTTGAAGATGATGTTGTGCAAAAAGACATCAACATGGTGCCCTACGGTATCTGCAAGGCAGATAATGGCGATGCTTGGGTAGAAGTGAAAGGCGAGAAGTTGGCGCCGCCACAAATTTCTGCAGAAGTTCTTAAGAAAATGAAGAAGACGGCAGAAGACTACCTTGGTGAGAAAATCACTGAAGCAGTTATTACTGTCCCTGCCTATTTTAATGACTCTCAGCGTCAGGCCACAAAGGATGCGGGACGCATAGCTGGTTTGGATGTGAAGCGGATTATCAATGAGCCAACCGCAGCGGCATTGGCTTACGGCATGGATAAAGCAAAAGGTGACCGCACGGTTGCAGTATATGATCTTGGTGGTGGTACTTTTGATATCTCGATTATTGAGATTGCCGAAGTTGATGGTGAGCACCAGTTTGAAGTGTTGTCTACAAACGGCGATACCTTTTTGGGCGGTGAAGATTTTGACATGCGCCTGATTGATTACTTGGCAGAAGAATTTAAGAAAGAAAACAGTATCGACCTGAAGGGTGACTCTTTGGCTGTGCAGCGTTTAAAAGAAGCTGCTGAAAAAGCCAAGATTGAATTGTCTTCTAGTCAGCAGACCGAAATTAACCTGCCCTACATCACGGCAGATGCCACTGGTCCTAAGCACTTGGTTGTGAAATTGAGTCGTGCCAAGTTGGAGTCATTGGTTGGCGATCTAGTTGCACGCTCTTTAGAGCCTATGAAGGTGGCATTAAAAGATGCTGGCCTTTCTGCTTCTGAGGTTGACGAAGTAATTTTGGTGGGTGGTCAGACTCGTATGCCTTTGGTGCAAACTAAGGTGACTGAGTTCTTTGGTAAAGAAGCGCGTCGTGACGTTAACCCAGATGAAGCGGTTGCGATGGGTGCAGCTTTGCAGGGCGCGGTACTGTCTGGTGAAGTAAAAGACGTTTTATTGCTTGATGTAACACCACTGAGCTTGGGTATTGAGACCATGGGTGGCGTTGCCACACCTTTGATTGAGAAAAACACCACGATTCCTACAAAGAAATCACAGGTATTCTCAACAGCGGATGATAACCAGACAGCGGTAACGATTCATGTTGTTCAAGGTGAGCGTAAGCAAGCTGCAGCCAACAAATCGTTAGGACGTTTCGATTTGGCCGATATTCCACCAGCACCGCGTGGTTTGCCGCAAATCGAAGTAACTTTCGATATTGATGCCAACGGTATTTTGCATGTTTCCGCTAAAGACAAGGCTACCGGCAAAGAGCAGTCTATTCGCATCACTGCGTCTAGTGGTCTAAACGACGATGAAATTGAACAAATGGTTCGTGACGCAGAAGCTAATGCTGAGGCAGATAAAAAGTTTGAAGCTTTAGTCACGGCACGTAACACGGCGGAAGGCTTGGCTAACGCAACTCGTAAAACAGTTGAGGAAGCTGGCGATAAGGCTACCGAAGAAGAGAAAGCGGCAATAGAAGCAGCGTTGACTGAGGTTGATGAGGCAGTTAAAGGTGATGATGTCGAGAAAATCGAAGAAGCCACCAAGAAATTAACTGAAGCATCGGGCGGTTTGGCTCAGAAAATGTATGCCGAGCAAGCTGCGCAAGCGGAAGCTGAGGGCGGTGCTGAGCAACCGCAATCGGGTGCTGATGATGTTGTCGATGCTGAGTTCGAAGAAGTTAAAGACGACGATAAAAAGTAA
- a CDS encoding RnfH family protein — translation MENKNSTIHVEVAYALPDRQRIVALEVPEGCTVREAALQSGLDKQFAGLDLATADLGVFGKSVGAPDSQPLKSGERVEIYRPLIADPKEVRKQRAAKVKARKEAQ, via the coding sequence ATGGAAAATAAAAATAGTACTATTCATGTAGAGGTGGCCTACGCCCTACCAGATAGGCAGCGAATTGTTGCCTTAGAAGTTCCAGAAGGGTGTACGGTACGTGAGGCGGCTTTACAGTCTGGTCTTGATAAGCAATTTGCTGGTTTGGATCTGGCCACAGCGGATTTAGGTGTTTTTGGTAAGTCTGTAGGCGCGCCGGATTCCCAACCCTTGAAAAGCGGTGAGCGCGTTGAAATATACCGTCCTCTCATTGCGGACCCCAAAGAAGTCCGCAAGCAGCGAGCCGCCAAAGTAAAGGCTCGCAAAGAGGCTCAGTAA
- the smpB gene encoding SsrA-binding protein SmpB, whose translation MSKKKPKNTSSTIAQNKKARHDYSLTDKFEAGLVLHGWEVKSLRQGKIQITDTYVFLKDGEAFLLGCNITPLLSASTHFVTDPTRTRKLLLHAKELSKLQEAVQQKGYTCVCTALYWKKHLVKAEICLAKGKQDHDKRETEKNRDWERQKMRIVRDHN comes from the coding sequence ATGAGCAAAAAGAAACCTAAAAACACCAGCAGTACCATCGCCCAAAACAAAAAGGCGCGCCATGACTACAGCCTCACGGATAAGTTTGAAGCCGGTTTAGTGCTTCACGGCTGGGAGGTCAAAAGTCTGCGCCAGGGTAAAATCCAAATTACCGACACTTACGTCTTTCTTAAAGACGGTGAGGCGTTTTTACTCGGCTGTAACATCACCCCATTACTGAGTGCATCCACCCACTTTGTCACAGACCCAACCCGCACACGTAAACTCTTGCTACATGCAAAAGAACTGAGCAAACTGCAAGAGGCCGTTCAACAAAAAGGCTACACCTGTGTGTGCACTGCCCTGTATTGGAAAAAACACTTAGTAAAAGCTGAAATATGCCTAGCCAAAGGTAAGCAGGATCACGATAAACGTGAAACTGAGAAGAACCGAGACTGGGAACGACAGAAAATGCGCATTGTGCGCGACCATAACTAA
- a CDS encoding outer membrane protein assembly factor BamE produces the protein MYRQLATACLLVSLAACSSLEFPGVYRLPIDQGNIITQEMVDQLKIGMTRSQVEYVMGTPLVRDTFSPNRWDYIYTLNDPNNEKKEHHQLTVIFKDDLLSEFTTDIKPSAAATTDVETEITSDSE, from the coding sequence ATGTATAGACAACTTGCCACAGCCTGCCTGCTCGTATCCTTGGCCGCCTGCAGCTCTCTGGAATTTCCTGGTGTATACCGACTTCCCATTGACCAGGGCAACATTATCACCCAAGAAATGGTAGACCAATTAAAGATCGGTATGACCCGCAGCCAGGTTGAATACGTCATGGGCACACCACTGGTGCGCGACACATTCAGCCCAAACCGCTGGGATTACATTTATACCCTAAATGACCCCAATAATGAAAAGAAAGAGCACCACCAACTCACCGTCATCTTTAAAGATGACTTGCTTAGTGAATTCACCACTGACATCAAGCCAAGCGCTGCAGCGACCACCGACGTCGAAACTGAAATCACCTCCGACAGCGAGTAG
- the fur gene encoding ferric iron uptake transcriptional regulator, whose translation MSIENQELRKAGLKVTLPRVKILQLLEQAESDNQHFSAEDVYRALMESGEDVGLATVYRVLTQFEAAGLVTRHNFETGHSVFELEKGDHHDHIVCMETGDVIEFFDEVIESRQHQLVEERGYELVDHSLVLYVRPKKS comes from the coding sequence ATGTCTATAGAAAATCAAGAGCTTCGTAAAGCGGGACTCAAAGTTACTTTACCCAGAGTAAAGATTTTACAGCTACTGGAGCAGGCTGAGAGCGATAATCAGCATTTTAGCGCTGAAGATGTCTATCGTGCATTGATGGAGTCTGGTGAAGACGTCGGATTGGCGACTGTGTACCGTGTCTTAACTCAGTTTGAGGCGGCGGGCTTGGTGACGCGGCATAATTTTGAAACGGGTCATTCGGTGTTTGAATTAGAGAAGGGTGATCATCACGACCATATTGTATGTATGGAGACGGGTGACGTTATCGAGTTTTTCGACGAGGTGATCGAGTCTCGTCAGCATCAGCTGGTTGAAGAGCGTGGTTATGAATTAGTGGATCACAGCTTGGTGTTGTACGTGCGTCCTAAAAAGAGTTAA
- a CDS encoding type II toxin-antitoxin system RatA family toxin: MNEIRRSALLPYPAEVIYRLINDIEAYPQYMDGCVGAEVLARSDDAMDARLDLSRAGIRLSFVTRNTLTPDRSVKLTLLEGPFENLSGEWTLLPLGADACKVSLHLQFVLTNSLVGAATRQLFNAVANNLVDALVKRANEQYGK; the protein is encoded by the coding sequence ATGAATGAAATTCGACGCAGTGCTTTATTGCCATATCCTGCGGAGGTTATTTATCGGCTGATAAATGATATTGAGGCTTATCCGCAGTATATGGACGGTTGTGTCGGTGCCGAGGTGTTGGCGCGAAGCGATGATGCAATGGATGCGCGTTTGGATTTGTCGCGCGCGGGTATCCGGTTAAGTTTTGTTACACGCAATACATTAACGCCTGATCGCAGCGTGAAGCTGACCTTGCTAGAAGGGCCATTTGAAAATTTGAGTGGCGAGTGGACGTTATTACCGCTAGGTGCAGATGCATGTAAAGTGAGTTTGCATTTACAATTTGTGCTGACAAATAGCTTGGTTGGCGCGGCCACGCGCCAGTTATTTAATGCAGTGGCAAATAATTTGGTTGATGCCCTTGTGAAAAGAGCGAATGAACAATATGGAAAATAA
- a CDS encoding SixA phosphatase family protein has translation MKTLYLLRHAKSDWDDDEISDADRPISKRGKKDCQLIANELQRSEHHFSHVYCSPARRAQDTLKRFQACANVFDSAEIVHESAIYTFEAEELQSWLKELPQSIERALLIGHNPALADLANYLYDGKIGHIGTCTFIELEINIEYWDQLRADSAKLSGIIRPKQFR, from the coding sequence ATGAAAACGCTTTATTTGCTCCGCCACGCAAAATCCGACTGGGACGACGACGAGATTTCTGACGCCGACCGCCCTATTTCCAAGCGTGGCAAAAAGGACTGCCAGCTCATCGCCAACGAGCTACAGCGTAGTGAACATCACTTTAGTCACGTTTATTGCAGCCCCGCACGTCGCGCCCAAGACACCCTCAAGCGCTTTCAAGCATGCGCCAATGTATTTGACAGTGCCGAGATTGTTCACGAAAGTGCCATTTATACTTTTGAAGCAGAAGAACTACAGTCCTGGCTAAAAGAACTGCCGCAGTCGATAGAGCGCGCCCTACTTATTGGTCACAACCCCGCGCTTGCCGATCTCGCCAATTACTTATACGACGGTAAAATTGGCCATATAGGCACCTGCACCTTCATTGAACTAGAAATCAATATTGAATACTGGGACCAACTCAGAGCCGATAGCGCAAAGCTCTCAGGAATTATCCGCCCCAAACAATTCCGCTAA
- the recN gene encoding DNA repair protein RecN, whose translation MLSNLNISNYAITEHLDIELKAGMTVLTGETGAGKSIMLDALGLALGDRADSNIVRNGSDRADIHALFDISDIPAAHKWLEERDLDDSNECMLRRVITADGRSRAYINGQPATLQDIRGLGSLLIDIHSQHAHQSLLKKSYQRELLDAYAGTTELAKQVNEHCQHYQRSTKTLAELEANLAEQNAQEQLLRYQLEELHRLDLKPGEVDELENLQKQLANAEQILTANHHSLNLCREGEVNAMGIIHQALSSLQSSQHQSNSQNNAAQLLESARIQIEEAASELQRVIDDTELDPERLTEVETRLDAIYQTARKHRIQADDLPDLQNTLEQQLEALNASDEKIEQLSKEQDQALKAYLTTSTSLSKKREKAAKLMKQGIEKQLQALAMKHCEIEFAMHPLSHDEPHSHGQEDIEILISTNPTTAKGPLSKIASGGELSRISLAIQVITAQVAAIPTVVFDEIDVGIGGATAEIVGQLLNALGKRSQVLCVTHQPQVASQGDHHIKVQKVGSKAKLTTSLEPLEENQKIEEIARMLGGIAITENTLAHAKEMLGTQH comes from the coding sequence ATGCTGAGCAACCTCAATATCAGTAATTACGCCATTACCGAGCACCTCGACATTGAGCTCAAGGCTGGAATGACCGTACTAACCGGTGAAACCGGCGCGGGTAAATCCATTATGCTAGATGCGCTTGGCCTGGCACTGGGCGACCGAGCCGATAGCAATATTGTCCGCAATGGAAGTGATCGTGCAGATATTCATGCCCTATTTGACATCAGCGACATTCCAGCCGCCCACAAATGGCTAGAAGAACGTGATTTAGATGACAGTAATGAGTGTATGCTTAGGCGGGTGATTACCGCCGACGGTCGCTCACGCGCCTACATCAACGGTCAGCCCGCAACATTGCAAGACATTCGCGGACTCGGCAGCCTGCTCATCGACATTCACAGTCAGCACGCTCACCAATCACTACTCAAAAAATCTTACCAACGCGAGTTATTAGACGCTTACGCAGGCACCACGGAGCTAGCAAAGCAAGTCAATGAACACTGCCAACACTACCAGCGCAGTACCAAAACCCTCGCCGAACTAGAAGCAAATTTAGCCGAGCAAAACGCACAAGAACAACTCTTGCGCTACCAGCTTGAAGAGCTGCATCGCCTTGACCTAAAACCCGGTGAGGTCGACGAACTAGAAAATCTGCAAAAACAATTAGCCAATGCCGAGCAAATTCTTACCGCCAACCATCACAGCCTTAATCTCTGCCGCGAGGGCGAAGTTAACGCCATGGGCATTATTCACCAAGCCCTGTCTTCACTACAAAGCAGCCAGCACCAAAGTAACTCTCAGAATAACGCGGCCCAACTTTTAGAGAGCGCGCGAATTCAAATTGAAGAAGCCGCGAGCGAACTACAACGCGTCATTGATGACACCGAACTCGACCCAGAGCGCCTAACGGAAGTCGAAACACGACTTGACGCCATCTACCAAACTGCACGCAAACACCGAATCCAGGCTGATGACCTTCCGGACCTCCAAAACACCCTAGAACAGCAGCTCGAAGCTTTAAATGCTAGCGATGAAAAAATAGAGCAGCTGAGCAAAGAACAGGACCAAGCCCTTAAAGCATACTTAACGACATCCACCTCGCTGAGCAAAAAGCGTGAGAAAGCAGCCAAACTGATGAAACAAGGCATAGAAAAGCAGCTGCAGGCACTGGCCATGAAACACTGCGAAATTGAATTTGCCATGCACCCATTAAGTCACGATGAGCCCCACAGTCACGGCCAAGAAGATATCGAAATATTAATCAGTACCAATCCTACAACAGCAAAAGGCCCGCTGAGCAAAATTGCATCCGGCGGCGAATTGTCACGTATCAGCCTTGCCATTCAGGTCATTACCGCGCAAGTAGCCGCCATTCCAACGGTGGTATTTGACGAGATTGACGTCGGCATCGGCGGTGCTACCGCTGAAATTGTTGGCCAATTACTCAATGCACTAGGTAAACGCAGCCAAGTACTCTGTGTCACACATCAGCCGCAAGTAGCAAGCCAAGGCGACCACCACATCAAAGTCCAAAAAGTCGGCAGCAAAGCCAAGCTAACAACCAGCCTAGAACCACTAGAGGAAAATCAAAAAATCGAAGAAATTGCACGAATGCTAGGCGGCATAGCTATTACCGAAAATACCCTGGCCCACGCCAAAGAAATGCTGGGCACTCAACACTAA
- a CDS encoding class I SAM-dependent methyltransferase, whose protein sequence is MTAHPALKDISIVNDILILKKKHKLIRRMQRALPGPEIHGYQVWGSSFLIMDYLLENPPKKKAKMTEIGCGWGILGISCAQHFKAKVTAVDADEHVFPYLEAHALLNDVKISNRTARYEHLKPADLKGHSHMLGGDICFWDNLVKPLYSAIEAALDAGVGTIIIADPGRSPFHKLAKRCQKAFNAELLTREISSPKKLSGELLIIRQ, encoded by the coding sequence ATGACTGCGCACCCGGCCTTAAAAGATATCAGTATTGTTAACGACATCCTCATTTTAAAGAAAAAGCACAAACTGATTCGCCGAATGCAAAGAGCATTACCAGGGCCAGAAATACACGGCTACCAAGTCTGGGGATCCTCGTTCTTGATCATGGACTACCTACTCGAAAACCCACCCAAGAAAAAGGCTAAAATGACCGAGATTGGCTGTGGCTGGGGCATATTGGGTATTTCATGCGCACAGCACTTTAAGGCGAAAGTGACCGCCGTTGATGCCGATGAGCATGTTTTCCCCTACCTGGAAGCCCACGCACTGCTTAACGATGTCAAAATAAGCAATCGCACAGCACGCTACGAACACCTAAAGCCAGCTGACCTAAAAGGTCACAGCCATATGCTGGGTGGCGACATTTGCTTTTGGGACAATCTAGTCAAACCACTGTATTCCGCCATAGAGGCAGCGTTAGACGCGGGCGTAGGCACCATCATTATCGCCGACCCTGGCCGCTCACCATTCCACAAACTAGCAAAACGCTGCCAAAAGGCATTTAACGCAGAATTACTAACGCGTGAAATCAGCAGCCCAAAAAAACTCAGCGGCGAGCTGCTGATCATACGCCAATAG
- the grpE gene encoding nucleotide exchange factor GrpE, with protein sequence MTEEQDKAAMQDEDIQPDEQQEDVELSGELGPSLEEQLEAAKQAVVDAQEQSLRAVAEAQNIRRRAEKDAENARKFALEKFAGDMLPVVDNLDRALASADVEDEALKPILEGVELTRKTLVDALARHNVEQLNPVGEPFDPEYHEAMAMVPNPDVEPNSVMDVMQKGYTLNGRLLRAAMVVIAKAP encoded by the coding sequence GTGACAGAGGAACAAGATAAAGCAGCAATGCAGGATGAAGATATTCAGCCTGACGAGCAGCAAGAGGACGTTGAATTGAGTGGCGAGCTGGGGCCAAGCTTGGAAGAGCAGCTTGAAGCGGCCAAACAGGCGGTTGTTGATGCGCAGGAGCAGTCGTTACGGGCGGTAGCTGAGGCGCAGAATATTCGGCGTCGCGCTGAAAAAGATGCCGAGAATGCACGTAAGTTTGCGCTCGAGAAGTTTGCTGGAGATATGCTGCCGGTTGTCGATAACTTGGATCGTGCATTGGCCTCTGCAGATGTTGAAGATGAAGCCTTAAAACCTATTTTAGAGGGTGTAGAGCTGACTCGAAAAACATTGGTAGATGCGTTGGCGCGTCACAATGTTGAGCAGTTGAACCCTGTTGGCGAGCCCTTTGATCCCGAGTATCACGAAGCGATGGCAATGGTCCCTAACCCGGACGTGGAGCCTAACTCTGTGATGGATGTGATGCAGAAGGGGTACACCTTGAATGGCCGCTTGCTGCGTGCAGCGATGGTCGTGATTGCTAAAGCGCCCTAA